A part of Vanessa tameamea isolate UH-Manoa-2023 chromosome 20, ilVanTame1 primary haplotype, whole genome shotgun sequence genomic DNA contains:
- the LOC113401573 gene encoding HEAT repeat-containing protein 5B isoform X1: protein MEVSHSLTLNEAALQQLPDDKKPHFIFEWLRFLDKVLVAAHKSDLKSCQQKLVAQLVSLLRENLGAPARRLLARCLATLFSVGDTFLLFDTVNKCNDIIKVKDDSPSYLPTRLAAICCLGSMYEKLGRMMGRSYEETVTTLVRSMKSSESQTRLEIMNTLDKICVGMGTALREVSRAARSTLLNERASPVRAAAAHALRHMLPLLRLTPADVDAIAAACLRAAHPSDYPLRCAVAELLGALIAATQAGEMTNINTKTKIGMQPVQQNKKDPPKNVMSLDEALNLLMGAFLRGGTSFLKGEIIKSGSGVNREVRVCVTHAYVVFVQNMGGVWLERNMTTFLTHVLDLVANPKAASSHVDAVYSRKCINYILRNTLGKMLGEKAQASACREIIQIVAKQMNSIDFNPENAKDCNQETLFSQHLLVCALTEAGELSMQLGTAVHSLVADTSLGMLDTVFSVLEHPCVAARLGAAACLRGVCRAQPALLAPLLDRAADALDVPRPTPHRISGYSAALAATLGAVQWSPLGVPHGRGKVAFNAAEQLLRSAGQSSRLTAARTNAGWLIVGAICTLGVPVVRGLLPRMLLLWRNSFPRSAKELESEKARGDAFTWQVTLEGRAGALSALHSLLIHCPSLVNNEDTAKRLTQPIDGAIAVLTNVGTVVRNYGGSLKAPAALLRLRLYQACAALGAAATAPAAPLLRLLAAELAGSADPSGANVATGMLRSAMHPRDIILLGEEGWIHDTDHAQIEEQLISPLSASGSSALEHDPCCLYRRSAGAQPLGVAVIDASVALFPQIFAKAANKHRQQMLEHFVECIKMSKGARQEAIQINIYTALLLALRTLAELKSSLGQEAVKTIATDLIISGLSASSSTVRAAAASCAGRLCGCISEAESQALSERVITLARSSANRPARAAAAAAVGAVQRARGAASSAAALPVLRALAQDTAAVEVQVWSLHALSVLVDASGPMFRGHVESTLNLVLKLLFSAPPCLDELHRSIGRLLAALITVVGPELQACGCSAVGRFVCACAALREAGGARADATGGLQQLHMFAPNHMNLHALVPQLCRDLSNPELSVRRAALCCLRQLSQKDAADVCKYAMLAKDHVAPKSYCGVVITDTGLPGALFAYLDMERDEMALSYARDTLTCCLLAAAANRSVRDWLVLAKRVLTVRLEDSNNPEMDLDAEGDDDQAEFHAESEQSTHPAVQPRWPTRVFAMECIQKIMGACEATGDSAHFDLVKAKEKLQNDPNADYLSLHLSDLVRMAFVGATGESDALRLCGLRTLQMIIQQYARAPEPDFPGHLLMEQYQAQVGAAVRPAFARDTPSHVTAAACDVCSAWIGCGVARDIGDLRRVHQLLVSSLDKLNKKGNTTLIYNESMATLEKLSILKAWAEVYIVAMVSNDSAPGSYVKQLDTKPVNNRAEIAKWRNQVLQNNNQIDNANQETIEDEEYGEFESKGESLLKLVEPELESLGENWLAALKDHALLSLPPEFASQLPHGGGAFYSAETAEASRAHYARAWPSLLYAAALRYNACVAAPHDAPRDGADEKSSDSTDNRTSKTENGNFEFFEPIDEKFHLLFGICMEALCAQRDMSVENTISVLLSLVTLLDAPENRARLLKDRALAIELCQIIHRTGLTQESVEALLLAADVLQLVVAAARDQLRASMHDKIRELAPNESTESIPQSVLEVVHTLGEGGPTGDLPPGKSLVFACLEVCVCLLVRRLPSLSPLKQEGRVGVIGVRKGLGVHGDTLLIKSLASMSELTTLTSPQGALSVLPTILYLATEILRESRGDQLLSDAGILLLQQAAECRAVRVQQHTQEQHALLLQATLAKLVERVKTEESEQRIESVTGARAMACVLARAAPAPPLHYPCINHFRQCLDTRDHEVFASCCCVLRGVWSRSAPAQCVSWWARALGGRVVARAAAARRADDAPHVRAALAAVTALDELVDAAPDAAQDPHKGIQMLWILVPIVISYLREPAEIARSAPARTIHEFALNWIMRVGPKYPQEFKTMMQQSSELRTKLENAVKASQASRASRRAPPTRPNFDTRPAKPTIQLKTDFSDFR, encoded by the exons atgGAAGTATCACATTCATTGACGCTGAATGAGGCTGCATTGCAGCAACTGCCGGATGATAAGAAGCCACATTTCATATTTGAATGGCTGAGATTTCTGGACAAAGTTCTTGTTGCTGCACATAAG TCAGACCTCAAAAGCTGTCAACAAAAATTGGTAGCACAATTAGTGAGTCTACTCCGTGAAAATCTCGGTGCCCCAGCTCGTCGACTTCTCGCAAGATGCCTGGCTACACTCTTCTCTGTTGGAGATACATTCCTGCTTTTCGACACTGTCAACAAATgcaatgatataataaaagtcAAGGATGACTCACCGTCATATTTGCCAACCAGACT AGCGGCAATATGTTGCCTCGGAAGTATGTACGAAAAATTGGGAAGAATGATGGGGCGTTCATACGAGGAGACTGTAACAACTCTTGTCAGATCAATGAAGAGCTCAGAGTCCCAAACACGACTCGAGATTATGAACACACTAGACAag ATCTGCGTGGGCATGGGCACGGCGCTGCGCGAGGTGTCCCGCGCGGCGCGCAGCACGCTGCTCAACGAGCGCGCGAGCCCCgtgcgcgcggcggcggcgcacGCGCTGCGCCACATGCTGCCGCTGCTGCGCCTCACGCCCGCCGACGTGGACGCCATCGCCGCCGCCTGCCTGCGCGCCGCTCATCCTAGCGACTACCCCTTGAG aTGTGCCGTTGCTGAACTTTTGGGTGCTCTCATAGCAGCTACTCAAGCCGGTGAAATGACGAACATCAATACTAAGACCAAAATAGGAATGCAACCAG TTCAACAAAACAAGAAAGATCCACCCAAGAACGTCATGTCGCTAGATGAAGCGCTAAATCTTCTGATGGGCGCATTCCTCAGAGGCGGAACGTCATTTTTGAAAGGCGAAATCATCAAATCTGGCTCAGGAGTGAACAGAGAAGTTCGCGTCTGTGTAACACAC gcgtATGTAGTATTCGTCCAGAATATGGGCGGAGTGTGGTTGGAACGCAACATGACGACGTTCCTTACACACGTGCTGGACTTGGTCGCTAACCCCAAGGCCGCCAGCTCCCATGTCGATGCTGTGTACTCGAG GAAATGTATCAACTATATCTTGAGAAATACTCTGGGTAAGATGTTGGGAGAGAAAGCTCAAGCGTCAGCGTGCCGCGAGATTATTCAAATCGTTGCTAAACAAATGAACAGCATCGACTTTAACCCGGAAAATGCGAAAGATTGCAatcag GAGACGCTGTTCAGCCAGCACCTGCTGGTGTGCGCGCTGACGGAGGCGGGCGAGCTGTCGATGCAGCTGGGAACGGCCGTGCACAGTCTCGTGGCCGACACCTCGCTCGGCATGCTCGACACTGTGTTCTCT GTGCTGGAGCACCCGTGCGTGGCGGCGCGGCTGGGCGCGGCGGCGTGCCTGCGCGGCGTGTGTCGCGCGCAGCCCGCGCTGCTGGCGCCGCTGCTGGACCGCGCCGCCGACGCGCTCGACGTGCCGCGCCCCACGCCGCACCGCATCTCCG GCTACTCGGCGGCGCTGGCGGCCACGCTGGGCGCGGTGCAGTGGTCACCGCTGGGCGTGCCGCACGGGCGCGGCAAGGTCGCCTTCAACGCGGCGGAGCAGCTACTGCGCTCGGCCGGCCAGAGCAGCAGGCTCACCGCCGCCCGGACTAACGCCGGCTGGCTGATCGTTGGTGCCATCTGTACGCTCG GTGTCCCGGTCGTACGCGGCTTATTGCCACGAATGCTTCTATTATGGAGAAATAGTTTCCCTCGTTCGGCCAAGGAGCTCGAGTCGGAAAAGGCGAGAGGTGATGCATTCACTTGGCAG GTAACATTAGAAGGAAGAGCGGGCGCTCTGTCAGCGTTGCACAGTCTTCTAATTCATTGCCCCTCTTTGGTCAACAACGAGGACACCGCTAAGCGATTGACACAACCTATTGATGGCGCCATTGCTGTCTTgacaaa TGTCGGGACGGTGGTGCGCAACTACGGCGGTTCGCTGAAGGCGCCGGCGGCGTTGTTGCGCCTGCGCCTGTACCAGGCGTGCGCGGCTTTGGGTGCGGCGGCCACGGCGCCCGCGGCTCCGCTGCTGCGCCTGCTGGCGGCGGAACTGGCGGGCTCGGCCGATCCCAGCGGAGCTAATGTTGCTACCG gcaTGCTAAGAAGCGCGATGCATCCTCGCGATATCATCCTCCTTGGAGAGGAAGGCTGGATACACGACACGGATCATGCTCAAATAGAAGAACAG TTGATATCGCCGCTGAGCGCGAGTGGTTCGAGCGCACTGGAGCATGACCCGTGCTGCCTGTACCGCCGCTCCGCGGGCGCGCAGCCGCTGGGCGTGGCCGTCATCGACGCGTCCGTCGCCCTCTTCCCGCAGATATTCGCGAAGGCCGCTAACAAGCATCG ACAACAAATGCTGGAACACTTTGTGGAATGCATTAAGATGTCTAAAGGCGCAAGACAAGAAGCGATACAGATCAACATCTACACCGCTTTACTGTTAGCTCTGCGCACACTGGCAGAGCTGAAGAGCTCGCTGGGCCAAGAAGCTGTGAAGACTATTGCTACTGACCTGATAATT AGCGGTCTATCGGCGAGCAGTTCGACGGTGCGCGCAGCGGCTGCGTCCTGCGCGGGCCGACTGTGCGGCTGCATCAGCGAGGCGGAGAGCCAGGCCCTCAGCGAGCGGGTCATCACCCTCGCGCGCTCCTCCGCCAACAGGCCCGCGCGCGCAGCCGCCGCGGCCGCCGTGGGCGCCGTGCAGCGCGCCAGAGGAGCCGCCTCCAGCGCCGCAGCGCTGCCCGTGCTCAGGGCGCTGGCGCAGGACACCGCTGCGGTGGAAGTACAA GTATGGTCGCTGCACGCACTGTCGGTGCTGGTGGATGCATCGGGTCCCATGTTCCGAGGGCACGTGGAGTCGACCTTGAACCTGGTGCTCAAGCTTCTGTTTAGCGCGCCGCCCTGCCTGGACGAGTTGCATCGCAGTATCGGTCGCCTACTAGCAGCACTCATCACGGTTGTGGGACCAGAGTTACAAG CGTGCGGCTGCAGCGCGGTGGGGCGCTTCGTGTGCGCGTGCGCGGCGCTGCGCgaggcgggcggcgcgcgcgcggacGCCACGGGCGGCCTGCAGCAGCTGCACATGTTCGCGCCCAACCACATGAACCTGCACGCGCTCGTGCCGCAGCTCTGC CGTGACCTATCAAATCCGGAGTTATCTGTACGCCGAGCTGCGCTTTGTTGCCTGCGCCAACTGTCGCAGAAGGACGCTGCAGATGTGTGTAAATACGCAATGCTGGCCAAAGACCACGTGGCTCCTAAATCATATTGCG gtgtCGTGATAACCGATACAGGTCTTCCTGGAGCGCTGTTCGCGTACTTGGATATGGAGCGCGACGAGATGGCACTGTCTTACGCGCGTGACACTTTAACGTGCTGTCTGTTAGCGGCTGCCGCTAACCGCTCTGTAAGGGATTGGCTGGTTCTGGCTAAGCGAGTATTGACTGTAAGATTAG AGGACAGCAACAACCCGGAGATGGACCTGGACGCGGAGGGTGACGACGACCAGGCGGAGTTCCACGCGGAGAGCGAGCAGTCCACGCACCCCGCCGTGCAGCCGCGCTGGCCCACCAGG gTATTTGCTATGGAATGCATACAGAAGATAATGGGAGCATGTGAGGCGACCGGAGACAGTGCTCACTTTGATCTTGTTAAAGCTAAGGAGAAGCTTCAAAATGATCCAAATG cggATTACCTCTCCCTCCACCTGTCGGACCTCGTGCGCATGGCGTTCGTGGGCGCCACGGGCGAGTCCGACGCGCTCCGGCTGTGCGGGCTGCGCACGCTGCAGATGATCATCCAGCAGTACGCGCGCGCACCCGAGCCCGACTTCCCGGGACACTTGCTGATGGAGCAGTACCAGGCGCAG GTGGGGGCGGCGGTGCGGCCCGCCTTCGCGCGCGACACGCCGTCGCACGTGACGGCGGCCGCCTGCGACGTGTGCTCCGCCTGGATCGGCTGCGGCGTGGCCAGGGACATCGGCGACCTGCGCAG ggtTCATCAATTGCTGGTTTCCAGTTTAGATAAATTGAACAAAAAGGGTAACACTACACTCATTTATAACGAAAGTATGGCGACACTGGAAAAACTATCGATTCTAAAGGCTTGGGCTGAG GTGTACATCGTGGCAATGGTTAGCAACGACAGCGCACCCGGCAGTTACGTAAAACAACTCGATACAAAGCCGGTTAACAATCGCGCTGAAATAGCAAAGTGGCGCAACCAGGTATTGcaaaataataaccaaataGACAACGCTAACCAAGAGACAATTGAAGACGAAGAGTACGGAGAATTCGAGTCGAAAGGGGAGAGTTTACTCAAACTAGTCGAACCCGAGTTGGAAAGCTTAGGGGAGAATTGGCTGGCCGCGTTAAAGGATCACGCGCTGCTGAGTTTGCCACCAG AATTCGCGTCGCAGCTGCCGCACGGCGGCGGCGCGTTCTACTCGGCGGAGACGGCGGAGGCGTCGCGGGCGCACTACGCGCGCGCCTGGCCCTCGCTGCTGTACGCCGCCGCGCTGCGGTACAACGCCTGCGTCGCCGCGCCGCACGACGCGCCGCGCGACGGGGCCGACG AGAAGTCCAGCGACAGCACGGACAACAGAACTAGTAAGACTGAAAATGGAAATTTCGAATTTTTTGAACCCATTGATGAAAAATTCCATCTCCTATTTg GTATTTGTATGGAAGCTCTCTGTGCGCAGCGCGATATGAGCGTGGAAAATACTATCTCCGTGTTGCTGTCGTTAGTCACTTTACTCGATGCTCCTGAAAATAGAGCGAGGTTGCTCAAAGACAG GGCGCTAGCTATCGAACTGTGTCAGATAATCCACCGGACAGGTCTGACGCAGGAGAGCGTGGAGGCACTACTGCTGGCCGCTGATGTGCTGCAGCTGGTGGTGGCGGCCGCTCGCGACCAGCTGCGAGCCAGCATGCACGACAAGATCAGGG aattggCACCGAATGAATCTACAGAAAGTATTCCACAATCAGTACTCGAAGTGGTCCATACATTAGGAGAGGGTGGTCCAACGGGCGACCTTCCCCCTGGAAAATCATTGGTGTTCGCGTGCTTAGAAGTCTGTGTCTGCCTCCTCGTTCGAAGGTTGCCATCTTTGAGCCCATTGAAGCAGGAGGGGAGAGTGGGTGTGATTGGCGTGAGAAAAGGTTTGGGAGTCCACGGGGACACACTGCTTATCAAGAGCTTAGCGTCCATGTCAGAGTTGACTACACTCACCAGTCCACAGg GAGCTCTTTCCGTACTGCCGACGATCTTGTACCTCGCGACTGAAATCCTGCGCGAGAGTCGTGGAGATCAGCTGCTGAGCGACGCTGGCATTCTGCTACTGCAGCAGGCGGCGGAGTGCCGCGCGGTGCGCGTGCAGCAACACACGCAGGAGCAGCACGCGCTGCTGCTACAGGCTACCCTAGCTAAGCTCGTGGAGAGGGTTAAGACAG AGGAGTCGGAGCAGCGCATCGAGAGCGTGACGGGCGCGCGCGCCATGGCGTGCGTGCTggcgcgcgccgcgcccgcgccgccgctgCACTACCCCTGCATCAACCACTTCCGCCAGTGCCTCGACACGCGCGACCACGAG GTGTTCGCGTCGTGCTGCTGCGTGCTGCGCGGCGTGTGGTCGCGCTCGGCGCCGGCGCAGTGCGTGTCGTGGTGGGCGCGCGCGCTGGGCGGGCGCGTGGTGGCGCGCGCGGCCGCCGCTCGACGCGCCGACGACGCGCCGCACGTGCGCGCCGCGCTGGCCGCCGTCACCGCGCTCGACGAGCTGGTGGACGCCGCGCCCGACGCCGCGC AGGATCCTCACAAAG GTATACAAATGCTGTGGATCTTGGTGCCCATAGTGATCTCGTACTTGCGCGAGCCGGCCGAGATAGCGCGCTCGGCGCCCGCTCGCACGATACACGAGTTCGCATTGAACTGGATCATGCGCGTCGGACCGAAGTATCCACAG GAATTTAAAACAATGATGCAACAGTCTTCCGAACTCCGTACGAAGTTAGAAAACGCTGTGAAAGCTAGTCAGGCGAGTCGCGCTTCGCGTAGAGCGCCGCCCACCAGGCCTAACTTCGACACGCGTCCCGCTAAACCTACCATACAGCTGAAAACTGACTTCAGCGATTTTAGGTAA